The following nucleotide sequence is from Sulfuricaulis sp..
CTATGGGCGTACATGAAAGTACGCAAGAAATTCTGGCTCCTGCCTATCATCGTTACGTTGCTGTTGCTGGGCATGTTGATCGTCCTTTCGCAAGGATCAGTGGTGGCTCCATTTATCTACACCTTGTTTTGATAGTGGTGAAATAATGAAAAAGGAGTGGGTATTGTCAATTGGCGTGGTGGTCATCACGCTGACGGTTGCCATCGGCTTGATTCGCTGGTTTGCGCCCCAACTTCTGGGTAT
It contains:
- a CDS encoding DUF5989 family protein; amino-acid sequence: MFELVQDLWAYMKVRKKFWLLPIIVTLLLLGMLIVLSQGSVVAPFIYTLF